One Paraburkholderia sp. IMGN_8 DNA window includes the following coding sequences:
- a CDS encoding DEAD/DEAH box helicase, with amino-acid sequence MKYFTNLIEQSLSRTREATLSVLGINDENLRRHLGTQMNSQLGSEGCFLAPPVFEHTFGWQEADETTLNDLKGNLLSASLLDTLQSAEGPYRFAPETHPYVHQLKAWETLLAPTPKSAVITSGTGSGKTECFMVPILEDLVRERANLGQPLVGVRALFLYPLNALINSQRERLHAWTMPFGSDIRFCLYNGKTAESTSEVRKLQHERSNEVLSREELRRRPAPVLMTNATMLEYMLVRQVDAPILELSRQHQSLRWIVLDEAHTYVGSQAAELALLLRRVVQAFGKRPEEIRFVATSATIADSNANERLQQYLASLAGVHPEQVVVVGGSRKVPDIVCTGTSDSRSYEAACSIDVGQEVSAARFSVLAHHPVASTLRHGIVSKGRPLDLNELVEIAGNKLQGQNSAEQQREVLEWLDLMSGTRRAASEPPFIKLRIHLFQRMLHGLWACIDARCSAKPAGIEDWPFGNVYVTQRSRCDCHAPVYELAFCDECKTPHLLAEDRAGQLLQRSPYANDEFSLSYESPAEDEPDIELSSGHSRRQSAEKFVIAASETRQEPYFPLLVDLSTLNVGALASFGTRELAVAPESLATCSRCQTSFTGSPGQLRKAYLGAPFYVANAVPTVLEFCPDPMPEDSEGKSPEELPGRGRKLITFTDSRQGTARMAVRMQQEAERSRLRGLVFEILRNAQAKVDSRPKDIPTVGYEELVERAKGLQAIGMNELAAQLFRAAEETKAGVSTGGTSEISWSDMVTDLATSRDIALSIRDYNKYANPELFDGHEAAVPMARLLLAREYARRPKNQNSTETLGLVRVSYRGLDSIASAPALWLDRKAAPLPGETTSANLTLQDWKDFLKVALDFHVRENTFIRLDPTMQRWMGARFTSKALMPPKREAAESATFKKWPQFRQGRAHRLIKLLEQGGNLDRSRPDDRDIINHFLEQAWTALVGATILEQFEGGYALNLSTLTFSLPSIAWVCPLTHRMFDTAFRALTPYMPDRFREGDYRCRKVQLPTFSLLSPAGDAEAAQSQVRRLIAENPQIQQLRSQNLWTDLCDRTAEGGFYYRTAEHSAQQSSTRLETYEDMFKRGKINVLNCSTTMEMGVDIGGISAVVMNNVPPHPANYLQRAGRAGRRNEARSIAYTLCKADPHNQRAFREPKWPFITAIPAPAITLSSERIVQRHVNSTLLGRFLRTLGDTGTDRTKLTLNWFFGGGSSACTRFVDWMQSNPEGLGDSIADITRGTSLAACSMISIVDNAVATLLPIQSRWCSEHQKLVQLLTSAVDEPYRKALSFELKRHEDEYLLRDLAARAFLPGYGFPTDVVNLNIYNVEDFKERTRQREEKSREDNIFTSKEQPTRGLNIAIREYAPGAQIVIDGRVYRSAGIGLHWHSGGARHEAQKFDIAWRCGHCGTAGITENAYSNSDNIRCTRCDRAIHSTERKLVLRPSGFVTDFYESTTNDISTQKFVRVAPPRIQLDGETLALPDSRCGYLHFGHNGSVFYHSSGEHENGYAVCLACGRTESMTHDGEIPASLRPDKFHRPVGGTTGSQRDKTCSGAAVKSNIHFGYHTSTDVLELVLRSPKTGEWLGDSQDETIIATTLAVALRDAIADEVGVASTEMGFGTRLDRDTATGKVRSVIQLFDQVSGGAGFVLAALPQVIKLLEQAAHKLDCRQDCENVCSSCLASQDSRVEQEELDRRAARQWLDINEFLRHLALPGQFQGIPGATYCAFGPERFIRESINKGATAIQFVLRGDPREWDIDHPSFRDKVLTWKVRDSLDVSIAVPSAKLLSTENRRSLSFLGKLGVRVCQQEDAWNAFGVPAIVQVCRGETAQTLYTVDDEPGLPGESWLQTRETRIWVSSGRVEAVDLTPIDITAWDAHDSGVTVLEVVTELNGPVSSLASRLRGLISEKVPGLASLIERDRATEVSYSDRYLKSPWSLMVVGGFLSLFKSSELRSLEIATLQPQATQVSNSVKHDWNRREDMQELVKAWLQTMVSVEPQVTMVEKSYDLQHSRVISVSWASGRKTRLILDQGVGYWQPKVAYRDQMSFDFSESLEAQASRMVEQYKITNMTNGGTWPTFLSIVSE; translated from the coding sequence ATGAAGTACTTTACCAACCTGATAGAACAAAGTCTGAGTCGTACCCGGGAAGCTACGTTGAGCGTTCTCGGTATCAACGACGAGAATCTGCGACGCCACCTCGGTACGCAGATGAACAGCCAGCTTGGCTCTGAGGGGTGTTTTCTTGCTCCGCCCGTTTTTGAGCACACCTTTGGATGGCAGGAGGCCGATGAAACAACGTTGAATGACCTGAAGGGCAATCTGTTGTCGGCAAGTCTGCTCGATACGCTGCAAAGCGCGGAGGGTCCCTACCGCTTCGCACCAGAGACTCATCCCTACGTCCATCAGTTGAAGGCGTGGGAAACGCTTTTGGCACCCACGCCAAAATCCGCCGTCATCACGAGCGGCACGGGCTCTGGAAAGACGGAGTGCTTCATGGTGCCCATACTTGAGGACCTGGTCCGGGAGCGCGCAAATTTGGGGCAGCCACTCGTCGGCGTACGCGCGCTTTTCCTCTATCCGCTCAACGCTCTTATCAATTCGCAGCGCGAACGTCTCCACGCCTGGACGATGCCATTCGGCTCCGACATCCGCTTCTGCCTGTATAACGGCAAAACTGCGGAAAGCACGAGTGAAGTGCGCAAGCTGCAGCATGAAAGGTCGAACGAGGTATTGTCACGGGAGGAGCTGCGCAGGCGGCCGGCGCCTGTACTGATGACCAACGCGACCATGCTTGAGTACATGCTGGTTCGCCAGGTGGATGCGCCCATTCTCGAGCTGTCACGGCAACACCAGTCCCTGCGCTGGATAGTCCTCGATGAGGCGCACACTTATGTCGGCTCCCAAGCGGCCGAACTTGCGCTGCTTCTGCGACGTGTGGTTCAGGCGTTTGGAAAGCGCCCTGAAGAAATCCGGTTTGTTGCGACTTCAGCCACCATTGCCGACAGCAATGCAAATGAACGGCTACAGCAGTATCTTGCAAGTCTGGCTGGGGTGCACCCGGAACAGGTAGTCGTGGTGGGGGGCTCACGAAAGGTACCAGACATCGTGTGCACAGGAACATCAGACTCGCGAAGCTACGAAGCGGCGTGTTCCATTGACGTCGGCCAGGAAGTATCGGCCGCCCGCTTTTCCGTACTCGCCCATCATCCGGTTGCCAGCACGCTTCGCCACGGCATCGTGAGTAAAGGGCGGCCGCTTGACCTGAACGAACTTGTTGAAATTGCTGGCAACAAACTGCAGGGCCAGAATTCGGCTGAGCAACAACGTGAGGTTCTGGAATGGCTAGACCTGATGAGCGGCACACGACGTGCGGCAAGTGAACCTCCGTTCATCAAGCTGCGTATTCATCTCTTTCAGCGCATGCTGCACGGCCTGTGGGCCTGCATCGATGCACGGTGCAGTGCCAAACCCGCGGGGATTGAAGACTGGCCGTTCGGCAACGTCTACGTCACGCAGCGCTCGCGATGTGACTGTCATGCTCCGGTGTATGAGCTTGCCTTTTGTGACGAGTGCAAAACCCCGCATCTGCTCGCGGAGGACCGGGCTGGGCAACTGCTGCAACGCAGTCCCTACGCTAACGATGAGTTCTCGCTCAGCTACGAAAGCCCGGCTGAAGACGAGCCGGATATCGAACTATCATCCGGCCATTCACGCCGGCAGTCCGCCGAGAAGTTCGTCATCGCTGCGTCGGAAACCCGACAGGAGCCCTATTTCCCGCTACTGGTCGACCTGTCGACCCTCAATGTAGGCGCCCTCGCATCATTTGGCACAAGAGAACTCGCCGTCGCTCCGGAGTCTCTGGCGACCTGCAGCCGGTGTCAAACGAGCTTCACTGGTTCGCCCGGTCAGCTTCGCAAAGCTTATCTCGGCGCACCATTCTATGTTGCGAACGCGGTGCCCACGGTTCTCGAATTCTGCCCTGACCCGATGCCAGAGGATTCTGAGGGGAAATCACCCGAAGAACTTCCGGGGCGAGGCCGGAAGCTGATTACGTTCACCGATAGCCGTCAGGGAACCGCCCGCATGGCGGTGCGTATGCAACAGGAAGCCGAACGCTCCCGGCTTCGCGGACTCGTGTTTGAAATTCTGCGCAACGCACAGGCAAAGGTTGATTCAAGACCCAAAGACATTCCTACGGTTGGCTACGAAGAGCTCGTCGAACGGGCAAAGGGTCTGCAAGCCATTGGGATGAACGAACTTGCCGCACAATTGTTCCGGGCGGCGGAGGAGACAAAGGCTGGGGTATCCACAGGCGGGACCAGCGAAATCTCTTGGTCCGACATGGTCACCGACCTCGCAACGTCAAGAGACATTGCGCTATCGATTCGAGACTACAACAAGTACGCGAATCCTGAACTCTTCGACGGGCACGAAGCCGCCGTTCCAATGGCCCGCCTGCTTCTCGCCCGCGAGTATGCGCGTCGCCCAAAGAACCAGAACAGCACAGAGACGTTAGGCTTGGTTCGTGTGAGCTACCGAGGTCTCGATAGCATCGCTTCGGCGCCAGCGTTATGGCTTGACCGCAAGGCGGCTCCCCTCCCGGGTGAAACCACTTCCGCCAACCTGACTCTCCAGGACTGGAAGGATTTTCTCAAGGTAGCGCTCGATTTTCACGTCCGTGAAAATACGTTTATCCGCCTCGACCCCACGATGCAGCGATGGATGGGAGCACGATTCACGTCGAAGGCCCTCATGCCGCCGAAGAGGGAAGCCGCGGAAAGCGCCACGTTCAAGAAATGGCCACAGTTCAGGCAAGGCAGAGCTCATCGCCTCATTAAATTACTCGAGCAGGGAGGTAACCTCGACCGGAGCCGCCCCGATGACCGGGACATCATTAACCACTTCCTTGAGCAGGCATGGACGGCTCTGGTAGGCGCAACGATACTCGAGCAGTTTGAGGGGGGCTACGCACTCAACCTCAGCACCTTGACCTTTTCGCTTCCCTCCATCGCCTGGGTGTGCCCGCTCACTCACCGCATGTTTGATACGGCGTTTCGCGCCCTGACACCATACATGCCGGACCGCTTTCGCGAGGGAGATTACCGGTGCCGGAAGGTGCAGCTACCCACCTTCTCGCTGCTATCCCCAGCCGGCGATGCCGAGGCCGCGCAGTCGCAGGTTCGCCGACTCATTGCGGAAAATCCACAAATCCAGCAATTAAGGTCACAAAACCTCTGGACGGACTTATGTGACCGGACTGCGGAGGGGGGGTTCTACTATCGCACCGCCGAGCATTCGGCGCAGCAGTCCTCGACCCGGTTGGAAACCTACGAGGACATGTTCAAGCGCGGCAAAATCAATGTGCTCAACTGTTCGACCACGATGGAGATGGGGGTTGACATCGGGGGAATATCAGCGGTTGTCATGAACAACGTACCTCCGCATCCGGCCAACTATTTGCAGCGAGCAGGACGCGCCGGTCGCCGGAACGAAGCCCGTTCAATCGCTTACACGCTGTGCAAGGCTGACCCGCACAACCAGCGGGCGTTCCGGGAACCGAAGTGGCCGTTCATTACAGCAATCCCCGCGCCGGCCATCACGCTCAGCTCGGAAAGGATTGTGCAGCGGCACGTCAATTCGACGTTGCTCGGCAGGTTCCTACGGACGCTGGGGGACACCGGGACCGACCGCACAAAACTGACACTGAACTGGTTCTTTGGTGGTGGGTCGTCAGCCTGTACGCGCTTCGTCGACTGGATGCAAAGCAATCCTGAGGGCCTCGGCGATAGTATTGCGGACATTACGCGCGGAACCAGCCTAGCAGCATGCTCCATGATTTCAATCGTCGACAACGCGGTGGCGACGCTTTTGCCAATCCAGTCGAGATGGTGTTCCGAGCATCAGAAGTTGGTTCAGCTCCTAACGTCCGCCGTTGATGAACCATACAGGAAAGCACTCAGTTTCGAACTTAAACGTCACGAGGACGAGTATCTGTTGCGCGACCTGGCCGCTCGAGCCTTTTTGCCCGGTTACGGCTTTCCGACTGACGTAGTGAATCTGAATATCTACAACGTTGAGGATTTTAAGGAGCGCACGCGCCAGCGAGAAGAGAAGAGTCGTGAGGACAACATCTTCACGTCCAAGGAGCAGCCCACACGTGGACTGAACATCGCGATTCGCGAATACGCACCAGGCGCACAAATCGTGATTGACGGTCGGGTCTACCGTTCCGCGGGCATAGGGCTGCACTGGCACTCCGGCGGCGCCAGGCATGAGGCGCAGAAATTTGATATTGCGTGGCGATGCGGACATTGCGGTACCGCCGGAATCACCGAGAACGCGTACTCCAACAGCGATAACATTCGCTGTACGCGATGCGACCGTGCGATTCACTCAACGGAACGGAAGCTGGTCTTGCGTCCATCAGGCTTCGTCACAGATTTCTATGAGTCGACGACCAACGACATCAGCACACAGAAATTCGTCCGGGTTGCTCCTCCCCGAATCCAGCTTGACGGCGAAACGCTTGCCCTGCCGGACAGCCGCTGCGGGTACCTGCATTTTGGACACAATGGCAGCGTCTTCTATCACTCTTCCGGCGAGCATGAAAACGGATATGCGGTATGCCTTGCCTGTGGTCGTACAGAATCAATGACGCACGACGGCGAAATTCCCGCGTCGCTGCGCCCGGACAAATTCCATCGCCCGGTCGGCGGAACGACTGGCAGCCAACGGGACAAGACCTGCTCAGGCGCCGCAGTCAAGTCCAATATCCATTTCGGCTATCACACCTCTACCGACGTCCTCGAGCTCGTCCTGAGGAGTCCGAAGACCGGGGAGTGGCTGGGGGACTCACAGGATGAAACCATCATTGCGACTACCCTTGCAGTTGCGTTGCGCGATGCGATTGCGGACGAGGTTGGTGTCGCGAGCACCGAAATGGGTTTCGGTACGCGGCTCGACAGGGACACGGCAACCGGAAAAGTCAGGTCGGTAATCCAGCTTTTCGACCAAGTAAGTGGTGGTGCCGGATTTGTATTGGCTGCATTGCCGCAGGTGATAAAGCTGCTCGAGCAGGCTGCCCACAAGCTCGACTGCCGGCAGGATTGCGAGAACGTCTGTTCTTCGTGCCTCGCGAGCCAGGATAGCCGTGTCGAACAGGAAGAGCTGGACAGGCGTGCCGCAAGGCAATGGCTCGATATCAATGAGTTCCTGCGTCACCTCGCGTTGCCCGGCCAGTTTCAAGGCATTCCCGGCGCGACCTACTGTGCGTTCGGCCCGGAACGTTTCATTCGCGAAAGCATCAACAAGGGCGCGACTGCAATTCAGTTTGTATTGAGAGGCGACCCTAGGGAGTGGGACATTGACCATCCATCGTTCCGCGACAAAGTATTGACCTGGAAGGTCAGGGATTCGCTTGACGTTTCCATCGCCGTGCCATCGGCGAAGCTTCTCTCGACCGAGAACAGGCGGAGTCTGAGTTTCCTGGGAAAGCTCGGTGTGCGTGTATGCCAGCAGGAAGACGCTTGGAATGCCTTTGGCGTTCCGGCTATCGTGCAGGTTTGCCGTGGGGAAACCGCACAGACACTTTATACCGTTGATGACGAGCCGGGTCTTCCCGGGGAAAGCTGGCTGCAAACGCGCGAGACCCGTATATGGGTGTCCAGCGGTCGGGTCGAGGCTGTGGACCTCACCCCGATTGACATCACTGCCTGGGATGCCCACGACTCAGGTGTAACCGTTTTGGAGGTGGTGACGGAACTCAACGGACCGGTGTCGTCGTTGGCCTCGCGACTGCGCGGACTAATCAGCGAGAAGGTGCCCGGACTGGCAAGCCTGATAGAGCGGGACAGAGCGACAGAGGTGAGCTACAGCGACCGGTATCTCAAATCGCCATGGTCGCTGATGGTGGTGGGCGGCTTCCTGTCATTGTTCAAAAGTAGTGAGCTGCGTAGTCTGGAAATAGCAACCCTGCAACCTCAGGCCACTCAGGTAAGCAACAGCGTCAAGCATGACTGGAATCGCCGGGAAGATATGCAGGAACTGGTCAAGGCCTGGCTGCAAACCATGGTTTCCGTTGAGCCCCAAGTTACAATGGTCGAGAAGTCCTATGACCTGCAACACAGCCGCGTCATCTCCGTGTCCTGGGCGTCAGGCAGGAAGACGCGACTCATCCTGGACCAGGGTGTTGGCTACTGGCAGCCGAAGGTAGCCTATCGGGACCAGATGTCCTTCGATTTTAGCGAGAGCCTCGAAGCGCAGGCCAGTCGCATGGTGGAACAGTACAAAATTACCAACATGACCAATGGCGGGACGTGGCCGACCTTTCTGTCCATTGTCTCGGAATAG